The Triticum aestivum cultivar Chinese Spring chromosome 7B, IWGSC CS RefSeq v2.1, whole genome shotgun sequence genome window below encodes:
- the LOC123161798 gene encoding uncharacterized protein — protein MLSSTPCTTPITQPRCRPLLIPSPPAPSRGHKRRLDHPHVGVGHAVSLHSSRRHWPRSPEKGHWQKPATSASDRGPGNLWSGSSGHGHPILLFSRDLPRILSLTSDRIAQKAPKSRSMALPSPAGIAKPRLHLLFNHRRTSSSSVTCCSNNGRSSSSEPEDWAAPSGNAVDWRSFRARLVLKEQYAKSFNPALRASWSPAVKVADKWAHPLVEPEKGCLLIATGKLDGSHIFERTVILLLSAGVLGPVGVILNRPSLMSIKEAQSLFAEKADIAGTFSGRPLFFGGPLEECFFLLGPREGGDGDGGDVMGRTGLFEEVMPGVHYGTRESVGCAVELVKRGVAGVRDFRFFDGFCGWEREQLRDEVRAGLWRVAACSPAVLGLTGIGGGLWEEVQQLVGKRRVW, from the exons ATGCTGAGCTCAACCCCATGCACCACGCCCATCACGCAGCCCCGCTGCCGTCCTCTTCTTATCCCCAGCCCTCCCGCGCCAAGCCGTGGCCACAAACGGCGGCTGGACCACCCACACGTCGGCGTCGGCCACGCCGTGTCACTCCACTCCTCGCGTCGCCATTGGCCCAGGTCACCAGAGAAAGGGCACTGGCAAAAGCCAGCTACATCCGCTTCGGATCGGGGCCCTGGAAACCTGTGGAGCGGAAGCTCCGGCCATGGCCATCCCATCCTCCTATTTAGCCGCGATCTCCCCCGCATCCTGTCACTAACCAGTGATCGGATCGCACAAAAAGCTCCGAAAAGCAGAAGCATGGCCCTCCCGTCGCCGGCCGGCATCGCGAAGCCGAGGCTTCACCTTCTCTTCAACCACAGGCGCACCAGTTCGTCGTCTGTCACCT GCTGCAGCAACAACGGACGGTCGTCGTCGTCTGAGCCCGAGGACTGGGCAGCGCCGTCCGGAAACGCCGTCGACTGGCGCTCGTTCCGGGCGCGGCTCGTCCTCAAGGAGCAATACGCGAAGAGCTTCAACCCGGCGCTCAGGGCgtcgtggtcgccggcggtgaAGGTCGCGGACAAGTGGGCGCACCCGCTGGTGGAGCCGGAGAAGGGGTGCCTCCTGATCGCGACGGGGAAGCTGGACGGGTCGCACATCTTTGAGCGCACCGTGATTCTCCTGCTGTCGGCCGGGGTGCTGGGCCCCGTGGGCGTGATCCTGAACCGTCCGTCGCTCATGTCCATCAAGGAGGCGCAGTCCCTCTTCGCGGAGAAGGCGGACATCGCCGGCACCTTCTCCGGCCGCCCGCTCTTCTTCGGCGGCCCGTTGGAGGAGTGCTTCTTCCTGCTGGGGCCGCGGGAGGGCggagacggcgacggcggcgacgtgaTGGGCCGGACGGGGCTGTTCGAGGAGGTGATGCCGGGCGTGCACTACGGCACGCGGGAGAGCGTCGGGTGCGCGGTGGAGCTGGTTAAGCGCGGGGTCGCCGGCGTGCGGGACTTCCGCTTCTTCGACGGGTTCTGCGGGTGGGAGCGGGAGCAGCTGCGCGACGAGGTGCGCGCTGGGCTGTGGCGTGTCGCCGCCTGCAGCCCCGCCGTTCTCGGGCTCACCGGCATCGGGGGCGGGCTCTGGGAGGAGGTGCAGCAGCTCGTCGGAAAGAGGAGGGTGTGGTGA
- the LOC123162941 gene encoding putative lipid-transfer protein DIR1, protein MAKAKSMAALLAVVLVLGASVDVAHGICNISSGGIRACQPAAAIHNPTDAPSADCCAALAGADLPCLCRYKNVGAMWVRFYKIDVKRAMALPRKCGLAMPANC, encoded by the coding sequence ATGGCCAAGGCAAAGTCCATGGCGGCGCTACTCGCCGTGGTCCTGGTCCTGGGCGCGTCCGTGGACGTCGCGCACGGCATCTGCAACATCTCCAGCGGCGGGATCCGTGCGTGCCAGCCGGCGGCGGCCATCCACAACCCGACGGACGCGCCGTCCGCCGACTGCTGCGCGGCGCTGGCGGGGGCCGACCTGCCGTGCCTCTGCCGGTACAAGAACGTCGGCGCCATGTGGGTGAGGTTCTACAAGATCGACGTGAAGCGCGCCATGGCGTTGCCGCGCAAGTGCGGCCTCGCCATGCCCGCCAACTGCTGA